One segment of Prionailurus bengalensis isolate Pbe53 chromosome D4, Fcat_Pben_1.1_paternal_pri, whole genome shotgun sequence DNA contains the following:
- the LOC122474818 gene encoding neutrophil gelatinase-associated lipocalin-like isoform X2, whose product MALGLLWLSLALLGVLQTQAQDSTPNLIPAPPLHRVPLQPDFQNELFQGKWYIVGLAGNAFNKEEHSHLKMYATTYELNEENSYNVTSILAWNETCDHWLRIFIPSSQPGEFTLGNIERYIGTQSYIVRVVATDYNQVATVFFKTVYKNREFFKITLYGRTKELTHELKENFISFVKALGLTDEHIIFPIHIDQCINE is encoded by the exons ATGGCCTTAGGTCTCCTGTGGCTGAGCCTTGCCCTGCTGGGGGTCTTGCAGACCCAGGCCCAGGACTCCACCCCAAACCTGATCCCAGCCCCGCCTCTGCACAGGGTCCCTCTGCAGCCTGACTTCCAAAATGAGCTG TTCCAGGGGAAATGGTATATTGTAGGATTGGCAGGGAATGCATTTAATAAAGAAGAACACAGCCACTTGAAGATGTATGCCACCACCTACGAGCTGAACGAAGAGAACAGCTACAATGTCACCTCTATCCTGGCCTG GAACGAGACCTGTGACCACTGGCTCAGAATTTTCATCCCAAGTTCACAGCCAGGCGAATTCACCCTGGGCAACATTGAGC GTTACATTGGAACTCAGAGCTACATTGTACGAGTGGTGGCCACAGACTACAACCAGGTTGCCACGGTGTTCTTCAAGACAGTTTACAAAAACCGGGAGTTCTTCAAGATCACCCTCTATG GGAGGACCAAGGAGCTGACCCATGAGCTGAAGGAAAACTTCATTAGCTTCGTCAAAGCCCTGGGCCTCACCGATGAGCACATCATCTTCCCTATCCACATTG ATCAGTGCATCAATGAGTGA